One region of Desulfovibrio sp. JC022 genomic DNA includes:
- a CDS encoding 4Fe-4S dicluster domain-containing protein: protein MSKTVQLAMVIDSSKCIDCKGCVASCKVANDVPDGQWRNWIKSSVPDFASGRPRTHFQPGGCMHCDNPTCVQACPTGATYKDKKDGTVRIDTSLCIGCGNCIPACPYDARFRNEITRKADKCNFCAERREQGLLPACVDTCPTKARVFGDINDPESEAARLLQENKGKLVRVINTKSDTKPNMIYLGETAPLEWPVEAKMPSAMDVLTTMVNPVVKTVVGLSGLGVAVMLGRQLLVGSEEHDDSQNKGGDE, encoded by the coding sequence ATGAGTAAAACCGTACAACTCGCAATGGTCATCGATTCGTCAAAGTGTATAGACTGCAAGGGTTGCGTAGCTTCCTGCAAGGTCGCCAATGATGTGCCTGATGGCCAGTGGCGTAACTGGATCAAGTCTTCGGTTCCGGATTTTGCATCCGGCAGGCCGCGGACCCATTTTCAGCCCGGCGGCTGTATGCACTGTGATAATCCTACCTGTGTTCAGGCTTGTCCCACCGGAGCTACCTATAAAGATAAGAAAGACGGCACCGTGCGTATCGACACATCTTTGTGCATCGGCTGCGGAAACTGTATTCCGGCCTGTCCGTATGATGCCCGGTTTCGTAATGAAATTACCCGTAAGGCGGACAAGTGTAATTTCTGCGCAGAACGCCGTGAACAGGGATTGCTCCCGGCCTGTGTGGACACCTGTCCTACCAAGGCTCGCGTTTTCGGGGACATCAATGACCCCGAGTCCGAGGCGGCAAGGCTGCTTCAGGAAAACAAGGGTAAGCTGGTGCGGGTTATTAATACCAAGTCGGATACCAAGCCCAATATGATCTATCTGGGTGAAACCGCACCGCTGGAATGGCCTGTGGAAGCGAAAATGCCTTCAGCCATGGATGTGTTGACCACTATGGTCAACCCTGTGGTCAAGACCGTGGTCGGTCTGTCCGGTCTGGGTGTTGCAGTCATGCTTGGTCGCCAGTTGCTGGTCGGTTCCGAAGAGCATGACGACTCCCAAAACAAGGGAGGTGATGAATAA
- a CDS encoding molybdopterin-dependent oxidoreductase, producing MAKDKTRLSRRDFFKASGMLAAAAAGSAPVLGGLQTASAQVNNTSGDWESAFSACDMCFNKCGCIARVQDGVIKKLDPNPKFLKSRGMLCARGNAGVAQMYDPDRLKHPLLRKGERGEGKWQRIPWDEAIDLMVEKMQDIRKKYTPCGHLFSAGADLQSQFVGRFAEVYGSYNVTSHESLCLLSGSRAFLDTFGEVPFADVLNSKYIIMAGANRFEALVTPDSIDLMTAMQKGSKLVVLDPRYTKTAALADEWYPIRPGTDMAFMLALAHVIIDEELYDKKWIADKTYGIDQLREHVQKYDPRFAAEECGIPAQDIARIARELAAAAPASMIYPGRRTSDYKNSTQIRRSFAIVNGLLGNWDQPGGLLAAREVGLKGVPYDAPWYDENPDDRVDAHKVPMMFEHDGSFIITRDAVLSGKPYPVKGWFIYKTNPLGTAPNRAKTIEMANAMEFMTVVDIAMSDTAWMADLVLPAPSYLERQDPASGLQGSVACACVVQRDPVVPALYESRPVFDVLKDVAGKMELGEYFDFTIEEYRKKQLRELPGAAEAFEKDGVYYNPSKVYGIYEDRVYKTLSKKVEFYNQRYAKMGVDPMPIYTPPAKPPKNKFRMVIGRSACVTQTSSQNNAVLHQITGPNTLWLNTKSAESLGIKPGDMVEVSSSVGKGELKVEITDGILENTVYMLSGFGPLSPQLSLIFGEGASMAAVLEGGYDEICGNAALHETFVSVTRKVAS from the coding sequence GTGGCTAAAGACAAGACCAGGCTTTCCCGCCGCGACTTTTTCAAGGCCTCCGGGATGCTGGCCGCTGCCGCAGCCGGGAGTGCTCCCGTTCTGGGCGGACTGCAAACAGCGTCCGCGCAGGTCAATAATACATCAGGTGACTGGGAATCCGCTTTCTCGGCCTGTGACATGTGCTTCAACAAGTGCGGCTGCATCGCCCGTGTTCAGGACGGTGTAATCAAGAAACTCGATCCCAACCCCAAATTTCTCAAATCCAGAGGTATGCTCTGCGCCCGCGGCAATGCCGGGGTAGCACAGATGTATGATCCTGACCGCTTAAAGCACCCCCTGCTTCGCAAGGGCGAACGCGGCGAGGGTAAGTGGCAGCGCATTCCGTGGGATGAGGCCATCGACCTGATGGTTGAGAAGATGCAGGATATCCGCAAGAAGTATACCCCCTGCGGGCATCTCTTTTCTGCCGGGGCCGACCTGCAATCCCAGTTCGTGGGCCGTTTTGCCGAAGTTTACGGTTCCTATAACGTGACTTCCCACGAATCCCTCTGTCTCCTTAGCGGAAGCCGTGCTTTTCTCGATACCTTCGGCGAAGTTCCTTTTGCCGACGTACTCAACAGCAAATATATCATCATGGCCGGGGCTAACCGCTTTGAAGCTCTGGTCACGCCGGATTCCATCGATCTGATGACCGCCATGCAGAAAGGCAGCAAGCTGGTGGTGCTTGATCCGCGCTACACCAAGACCGCAGCTTTGGCAGATGAGTGGTATCCCATCCGTCCCGGTACGGATATGGCTTTCATGCTTGCGCTGGCCCATGTCATTATTGATGAAGAACTTTACGATAAGAAGTGGATCGCCGATAAAACTTACGGCATCGACCAGCTTCGTGAACATGTGCAGAAGTACGATCCTCGGTTTGCCGCTGAAGAATGCGGTATCCCGGCGCAGGATATCGCCCGCATCGCCCGCGAGCTGGCTGCTGCTGCTCCGGCTTCTATGATCTATCCGGGCCGCCGCACTTCCGATTACAAGAATTCCACCCAGATCCGCCGCAGCTTCGCCATTGTGAACGGACTGCTCGGCAACTGGGATCAGCCCGGCGGGCTGCTGGCTGCCCGTGAAGTGGGCCTCAAGGGTGTTCCCTACGATGCTCCGTGGTATGATGAGAACCCCGATGACCGCGTGGACGCTCATAAGGTGCCCATGATGTTTGAGCATGACGGTTCATTTATCATCACCCGTGATGCGGTTCTGTCCGGCAAGCCGTACCCGGTTAAAGGCTGGTTCATTTACAAGACCAATCCGTTGGGAACCGCTCCCAACCGGGCCAAGACCATTGAGATGGCTAACGCCATGGAATTCATGACCGTGGTGGATATCGCCATGAGCGATACCGCATGGATGGCTGACCTCGTGCTGCCCGCCCCCAGCTATCTGGAACGGCAGGACCCGGCTTCCGGTTTGCAGGGTTCCGTGGCCTGCGCCTGTGTTGTGCAGCGTGATCCGGTTGTTCCGGCTCTTTACGAATCCCGCCCGGTCTTTGATGTGCTCAAGGATGTGGCCGGAAAGATGGAGCTGGGAGAATACTTTGATTTCACCATTGAAGAATACCGCAAGAAGCAACTCCGTGAATTGCCCGGTGCCGCTGAAGCCTTTGAAAAGGACGGGGTCTACTATAATCCCAGTAAGGTTTACGGCATCTATGAGGATCGGGTTTACAAGACTCTCAGCAAGAAGGTTGAGTTCTACAACCAGCGTTATGCAAAGATGGGTGTTGATCCTATGCCGATCTATACCCCTCCGGCCAAGCCGCCCAAGAATAAATTCCGCATGGTCATCGGGCGCAGTGCCTGCGTTACCCAGACTTCTTCCCAGAATAATGCGGTGCTGCATCAGATCACCGGGCCAAATACCCTCTGGTTGAACACCAAATCCGCAGAATCTCTGGGCATCAAGCCCGGAGATATGGTGGAAGTCTCAAGCTCCGTAGGCAAGGGCGAACTCAAGGTGGAAATCACCGACGGCATCCTTGAAAATACCGTGTACATGCTTTCCGGTTTCGGTCCCCTGTCTCCGCAACTCAGCCTCATATTCGGTGAAGGGGCCAGTATGGCTGCGGTGCTTGAGGGCGGATACGATGAAATCTGCGGTAATGCGGCCCTGCATGAAACATTTGTTTCCGTAACAAGGAAGGTGGCTTCATGA
- a CDS encoding sigma-54 dependent transcriptional regulator produces the protein MADTHQQKILVVDDQEDFARGIKRLIEGAFPENEVHMAFNGEQALAALKSQQVNLMISDLQMPGMNGLELLKTALTQSDSLSVVMLTAHGTVETAVEALKAGAYDFVTKPIEQENLFRVISKGMERSRLLEENRLLRAQIEQHKDRLLGQSPVMQQLKQSIGAVARTDYNVLIMGESGTGKELVAGMVRDLSSRADKPYVTVNCTAIPDNLLESELFGHVKGAFSGADHDREGLFARADGGTILLDEIGDIPLETQAKLLRVLQEGEIRPVGSDRSKNIDVRVLASTNQDLPLRVAEKSFREDLYHRLNVLPLNLPSLKNRPGDIPLLARYFAQKSCIELGLPEKELDPTVVGHLSGQKWTGNVRELQNTMRKLAVFSTGESITMLAVNMAEGKMTQEMGEKTAASLPFKEAKQQLVDSFSRSYISDILTRSGGNVSEAARMSGLSRVAVQKMLGRFNLKTSFFKGN, from the coding sequence ATGGCTGACACACATCAGCAAAAGATATTGGTAGTTGATGATCAGGAAGATTTCGCCCGAGGAATCAAAAGATTAATCGAGGGGGCTTTTCCTGAGAATGAAGTCCACATGGCTTTCAATGGAGAGCAGGCACTTGCTGCACTTAAATCTCAGCAGGTAAACCTGATGATCAGTGACCTCCAGATGCCCGGCATGAACGGTCTGGAACTTTTAAAGACCGCCCTTACACAAAGCGATTCACTCTCTGTGGTAATGCTCACCGCCCACGGAACGGTGGAGACCGCAGTGGAAGCCCTTAAGGCGGGGGCCTATGATTTCGTGACCAAACCCATTGAACAGGAAAACCTGTTCCGGGTCATCAGCAAAGGCATGGAACGCAGCCGTTTACTTGAAGAGAACAGACTGCTTCGGGCACAGATTGAGCAGCACAAAGACCGGTTGCTTGGGCAAAGTCCAGTCATGCAGCAGCTAAAACAATCCATCGGAGCTGTGGCCCGTACTGATTACAATGTTCTGATTATGGGCGAGTCCGGAACGGGTAAAGAATTGGTGGCCGGGATGGTGCGGGACCTGAGTTCACGGGCGGATAAACCATACGTAACCGTCAACTGCACGGCCATCCCTGACAATCTTCTGGAGAGTGAACTTTTCGGACACGTAAAGGGAGCATTCAGCGGTGCAGATCATGACCGCGAAGGACTTTTTGCCCGCGCTGACGGGGGAACAATACTGCTCGATGAAATCGGCGATATCCCACTTGAAACACAGGCCAAGCTATTACGGGTCCTTCAGGAAGGAGAGATCAGGCCCGTAGGCTCAGACCGTTCAAAAAATATCGATGTGCGAGTGCTGGCCTCTACCAATCAGGACCTCCCCCTGCGGGTTGCGGAAAAATCATTTCGGGAAGACCTGTACCACCGCTTGAACGTGCTGCCTTTGAACCTTCCTTCACTGAAAAACCGCCCCGGCGATATTCCCTTGCTGGCCCGTTATTTTGCCCAAAAATCCTGTATCGAACTTGGGCTGCCGGAAAAAGAACTGGACCCGACAGTAGTAGGACATTTAAGCGGGCAGAAATGGACCGGAAATGTCCGCGAACTGCAAAACACCATGCGCAAACTGGCCGTATTCAGCACCGGGGAATCCATAACAATGCTGGCTGTAAACATGGCTGAAGGCAAAATGACCCAGGAAATGGGAGAAAAAACAGCTGCCAGCCTTCCCTTCAAAGAAGCTAAGCAACAATTGGTGGACAGCTTCAGCAGAAGCTACATCAGCGATATCCTGACCCGCAGCGGTGGCAATGTTTCAGAAGCAGCCCGCATGTCCGGTCTGTCCAGAGTGGCGGTGCAAAAGATGCTCGGCAGATTCAACCTTAAAACCTCGTTTTTTAAAGGGAATTAA
- a CDS encoding YeiH family protein, with protein sequence MAENAVKQSSDVVVDKAASSWSDLWKKEDYWAIWLGFLILTIGAIIFFNNKPADMEAKFAKQNTIMTEEAARAPFKTIAWYEAQTAKEKIKAKNQPVGEAIKSFMAKPKKWTTNPLDAFIQTQEQADIKNAAGMPKYEKAKAATAAAKSAALIAQSKAEQAGFKDAKLNAETSASIETWLKLRAKESSAKKKIKNKPYNLIPSLLALMIGFGLFFAVGMRFIDGDAKQFLKGFGLVFVIAVASYLMANQATMKQYGIGYAAWAIAIGLVISNTIGTPTWAKKALQVEFFIKTGLVLLGAEVLFNKVVAIGIPGIFVAWVVTPVVLITTFIFGQKVIKIPSKTLNMVISADMSVCGTSAAIAAAAACKAKKEELTLAIGLSLVFTSVMMIIMPAIIKGTGMPFILGGAWMGGTIDATGAVAAAGAFLSEKALYVAATIKMIQNVLIGVTAFGIAIFWATKVEAKAGQKVHAMEIWHRFPKFVLGFLTASVIFSIIYTSLGSDAGFTMIDQGVLRGFSRIFRGWFFCLSFAAIGLATNFRELKHYFKGGKPLILYVCGQSLNLCLTLIMAYLMFYVVFPDITSKI encoded by the coding sequence ATGGCAGAAAACGCAGTTAAGCAGAGCAGTGATGTCGTAGTCGACAAAGCAGCAAGCTCATGGTCCGACCTATGGAAAAAAGAAGATTACTGGGCCATCTGGCTGGGATTCCTGATCCTGACCATCGGCGCAATAATCTTTTTCAACAATAAGCCCGCGGACATGGAAGCCAAGTTCGCAAAACAAAACACTATCATGACCGAGGAAGCTGCCCGTGCTCCCTTTAAAACCATAGCATGGTACGAGGCCCAGACCGCCAAAGAAAAAATCAAGGCCAAAAACCAGCCTGTTGGTGAAGCCATCAAGTCTTTCATGGCTAAACCCAAAAAGTGGACAACCAACCCGCTGGACGCTTTCATCCAGACTCAGGAACAGGCTGATATCAAAAACGCAGCGGGCATGCCCAAATATGAAAAGGCAAAAGCCGCAACAGCAGCAGCCAAAAGCGCAGCTCTCATTGCACAGTCCAAAGCTGAACAAGCCGGATTCAAAGATGCCAAGCTTAACGCAGAAACCTCCGCTTCTATTGAAACATGGCTGAAACTGCGCGCCAAGGAATCATCTGCCAAGAAAAAAATCAAAAATAAGCCGTACAACCTGATCCCTTCACTATTGGCTTTGATGATCGGATTCGGACTCTTCTTTGCAGTGGGAATGCGCTTCATCGACGGTGATGCCAAACAATTCCTTAAAGGATTCGGGTTGGTTTTCGTTATTGCCGTCGCTTCTTATCTCATGGCCAATCAGGCGACCATGAAACAGTACGGTATCGGATATGCCGCTTGGGCTATTGCCATCGGTCTGGTTATTTCCAACACCATCGGAACCCCGACTTGGGCCAAGAAAGCTCTTCAGGTTGAATTTTTCATTAAGACCGGACTTGTTCTGCTAGGTGCGGAAGTCCTGTTCAACAAAGTTGTGGCCATCGGTATCCCCGGTATCTTTGTAGCCTGGGTTGTCACCCCGGTTGTTCTGATCACTACCTTCATCTTCGGTCAGAAAGTAATTAAGATACCGTCTAAAACCCTGAACATGGTTATCTCCGCCGACATGTCCGTTTGCGGTACTTCCGCAGCCATTGCAGCGGCTGCGGCATGCAAGGCCAAGAAAGAAGAGCTGACCCTCGCAATCGGCCTTTCCCTTGTCTTCACTTCCGTCATGATGATCATCATGCCCGCCATCATCAAAGGCACCGGAATGCCTTTCATTCTCGGCGGAGCATGGATGGGCGGAACCATCGACGCCACCGGGGCTGTTGCAGCAGCCGGGGCCTTCCTTTCTGAAAAGGCTCTTTACGTAGCGGCGACCATTAAAATGATCCAGAACGTGCTGATCGGTGTAACCGCCTTCGGTATCGCCATCTTCTGGGCCACTAAAGTTGAAGCCAAAGCCGGGCAGAAAGTGCACGCCATGGAAATCTGGCACCGCTTTCCCAAGTTCGTACTCGGTTTCCTGACCGCATCGGTAATCTTCTCCATCATCTACACTTCACTTGGTTCCGACGCTGGTTTCACCATGATTGACCAGGGCGTATTGCGCGGCTTCTCCCGCATCTTCCGCGGATGGTTCTTCTGCCTGTCCTTCGCAGCAATCGGGCTGGCTACCAACTTCCGTGAACTCAAGCATTACTTCAAAGGCGGCAAGCCGCTCATCCTTTACGTATGCGGCCAGTCCTTAAACCTGTGCCTGACCCTGATCATGGCTTACCTCATGTTCTACGTGGTCTTCCCTGACATTACTTCCAAAATCTAG
- a CDS encoding rhodanese-like domain-containing protein has product MRKMQFFKVVVLALCLAFIAAPAMAKDVIPKSKMQDWMYKDMVDTDFVAKYAKMPKPAGVMIIDSRPYKGKYILGYIPTAVSIPDSQFDKMTDKLPKDKNTLLIFYCQGLKCKLSHKSAKKAVKMGYKNVKVYPYGYPGWMKSGRYGSIGLEPIAEMMAKGEPYMLIDARPTKKFLDGSIPSAISIPDSKWAKRTGLLPADKRNTKLIYFCGGYKCKLSHKSAIRAMGIGYKDVHVAEAGYPGWKELYGASGSVEVKSGGEEGSIDIEQFKKIIAEKPNSIMLIDVRDADEFAQGHIPSAVNIPVDMLEKKIKTLSADKPIVFVCTTGARSGEAFYMTMDMRPDIKEAYYLEAETDFHKDGSYTIHTPKK; this is encoded by the coding sequence ATGAGGAAAATGCAGTTTTTCAAGGTAGTGGTATTGGCACTGTGTCTGGCGTTTATCGCCGCACCTGCCATGGCTAAGGATGTCATCCCCAAGAGCAAGATGCAGGACTGGATGTATAAAGACATGGTCGATACCGACTTTGTTGCCAAGTACGCCAAAATGCCCAAACCCGCAGGGGTGATGATCATTGACTCCCGTCCTTACAAGGGCAAGTACATTCTTGGTTACATCCCTACTGCGGTATCCATTCCGGATTCCCAGTTCGATAAGATGACCGACAAGCTGCCCAAGGACAAGAACACCCTGCTTATCTTTTATTGTCAGGGTCTCAAGTGTAAGCTGAGTCATAAGTCCGCCAAGAAAGCGGTCAAAATGGGCTACAAAAACGTAAAGGTATACCCCTACGGGTATCCCGGCTGGATGAAGTCCGGTCGCTATGGTTCAATCGGTCTCGAACCTATTGCTGAAATGATGGCCAAGGGCGAACCTTACATGCTGATTGATGCCCGTCCGACCAAGAAGTTTCTGGACGGTTCCATTCCTTCAGCAATCTCTATTCCCGATTCCAAGTGGGCCAAGCGCACCGGCCTGCTGCCCGCAGATAAGAGAAATACCAAGCTTATCTACTTTTGTGGCGGTTACAAGTGCAAGCTTAGCCACAAGTCCGCTATCCGGGCCATGGGCATCGGCTATAAGGACGTTCATGTTGCAGAAGCCGGATATCCCGGTTGGAAAGAGCTTTACGGCGCATCCGGTTCTGTTGAAGTGAAGTCCGGCGGCGAAGAAGGCAGCATCGATATTGAGCAGTTCAAGAAGATCATTGCTGAAAAACCGAACTCCATCATGCTGATTGATGTCCGTGATGCTGACGAATTCGCTCAGGGACATATCCCCAGCGCAGTGAATATTCCCGTGGATATGCTGGAGAAGAAGATCAAGACTCTCTCCGCAGACAAGCCCATAGTTTTTGTCTGCACCACCGGAGCACGTAGCGGCGAAGCGTTCTATATGACCATGGATATGCGCCCCGACATCAAGGAAGCTTACTACCTTGAAGCGGAAACC
- a CDS encoding c-type cytochrome — protein MNRKVIGILICALMVLSMASMATAFGGGNARKGKFLYRKHCRSCHGQTASDLSPSTKTQAEWTAMFSDTSKIKCSPEWSKVKEKDINDIFTYLHDYAKDSPSPAKCS, from the coding sequence ATGAATCGTAAGGTGATAGGTATTTTGATTTGTGCCCTCATGGTCCTGTCTATGGCCAGCATGGCTACCGCTTTCGGCGGTGGTAATGCCCGTAAAGGTAAGTTTCTTTACCGCAAACATTGCCGTTCCTGTCACGGCCAGACAGCATCCGATTTAAGCCCCAGCACCAAGACTCAGGCAGAGTGGACCGCTATGTTCTCCGACACTTCCAAGATCAAGTGTTCCCCTGAGTGGAGCAAGGTGAAGGAAAAGGACATCAACGATATTTTTACTTACCTGCATGATTACGCCAAGGATTCTCCGTCTCCGGCCAAGTGCAGCTAG
- a CDS encoding formate dehydrogenase subunit gamma gives MTSRQYKRHDRSDIFIHWFNAACWFLLLVTGLALFGNPDIDPLGSGYPAFMRSLVGGGGNLLTIHVTLGLVWAGGLLLYMLINLKGAIFFLKEVFMVDPARDIVWMIRKMILMTAGPKLLGKNAELPDQGYYNMGQKAFAQASVVGGIVIVVTGIIMFLSDRTLGPEHMALVSWSITLHYLAVGLVFAGLLVHIYMAAISPEEKPGFRSMFTGHVPEDYAKHHHKLWYDKVKDNPSSEV, from the coding sequence ATGACTTCGAGACAATACAAGCGGCATGACCGCTCGGACATTTTTATTCACTGGTTCAATGCGGCCTGTTGGTTCCTGTTGCTGGTTACCGGGCTGGCCCTTTTCGGCAACCCGGATATCGACCCGCTGGGTTCCGGCTATCCGGCCTTCATGCGTTCACTTGTGGGCGGAGGTGGCAATCTGCTGACCATTCATGTGACCTTGGGGCTTGTCTGGGCAGGGGGGCTGCTCCTCTACATGCTGATCAATCTCAAGGGAGCGATCTTCTTCTTGAAGGAAGTTTTCATGGTTGATCCGGCCCGTGACATAGTCTGGATGATCCGCAAGATGATCCTTATGACTGCCGGACCGAAACTGCTGGGCAAAAATGCCGAGCTACCCGATCAGGGCTACTACAATATGGGCCAGAAGGCATTCGCCCAAGCCTCTGTTGTGGGCGGAATCGTAATCGTGGTTACCGGGATCATTATGTTCCTGTCTGACCGCACCCTCGGCCCGGAACACATGGCCCTGGTCAGCTGGTCCATCACCCTGCATTACCTTGCTGTAGGGCTGGTCTTCGCAGGTCTGCTGGTCCATATCTACATGGCGGCGATCTCACCGGAAGAAAAACCGGGTTTCCGCTCCATGTTCACCGGGCATGTGCCGGAAGATTACGCCAAGCATCACCACAAGCTTTGGTATGACAAGGTTAAAGATAACCCTTCGTCTGAAGTCTAA
- a CDS encoding DUF3365 domain-containing protein produces MKLPRPYSIQSKFLLSLILTSLVIGGVLFAGFSMHMSRVLENVVREKARMVFGQVDSVQNYVRGVLRPQMYEELPDKFIIQAMSSSFVTRNIMARDENETSSFSYRRVAEGARNPDYEAKGIELELINHFRENPGNRFWEGYKTIHGEKHFVMARPAMFKKSCLRCHGKVEDAPVELVELYGNRGFGHTADSIGGVDFVGLPVSASVAHIQETIMTYIGVFLLAVLLYLGATNMLFKRIVANNIRILTTNFRRNFSDEKGVALFREVEQEDEIGEMIGGIEKLSDYMFDTRQKLQEYASNLEKMVEERTGELELEAIARQSDVELFVQLLAGSSRSQSRAELWRATLPLIHKRFNLERTAYVCTFSSKNFYSLPDNPERPPLPDNWVELLTESVPLILDDRAYIPVESSSGSAEGLLCLFRRENSSFREKDLAVLRAIGRQLGIAADSISALNSIVRHNANLQSIFEGISDPLLLADGTGTPIVANESARKLGEELSDGTITDGGVVSLLCHGPGDSGNCGISKSLFMNKPLSREVSLPEGRSFAINIYPIQDAENPIERRVVIYVHETTSQKQMLAHMTQAEKMATVGKLSAGLAHEINNPLGVILCYAELLKKDAAGQNAEDIEVILKHTRQAQTVLKDLLNFARPKVSSTVGSDLTKIVREVADVFRIQADKQGAKISLELDESIPKLNVEPQALEHIVANLLLNGLDAVPENEGRLKITLGIEQPGQAVLKVTDNGPGIAQEDLQYVFDPFYTTKEVNKGSGLGLAVVFGFMSDLGGSIEVENGSKDKGELSGAVFTLKFPLTEKDG; encoded by the coding sequence ATGAAACTTCCCAGACCATATTCCATACAAAGCAAATTTCTTTTAAGCCTGATTCTGACCTCCCTTGTTATCGGGGGAGTTCTTTTTGCGGGCTTTTCCATGCACATGAGCAGGGTTCTCGAAAATGTCGTGCGCGAAAAAGCACGCATGGTTTTCGGGCAGGTGGACTCGGTGCAGAATTACGTGCGCGGTGTGCTCCGCCCTCAGATGTATGAAGAACTGCCCGATAAATTCATTATTCAGGCCATGTCTTCTTCTTTTGTAACCCGCAACATCATGGCCCGCGATGAAAATGAGACCTCAAGCTTCAGCTACCGCCGTGTGGCGGAGGGAGCACGAAACCCGGACTATGAAGCAAAAGGGATAGAACTGGAGCTGATCAACCATTTCAGGGAAAATCCCGGCAACAGATTCTGGGAAGGTTACAAAACCATCCACGGAGAAAAACATTTTGTCATGGCCCGCCCGGCGATGTTCAAAAAAAGCTGTTTGCGCTGTCACGGAAAAGTTGAAGACGCTCCCGTAGAACTGGTTGAACTATATGGCAATCGAGGTTTCGGACATACAGCTGACAGCATCGGCGGAGTGGATTTTGTCGGCCTGCCGGTCAGTGCTTCCGTAGCCCACATTCAGGAAACCATCATGACCTACATCGGCGTTTTCCTGCTGGCCGTGCTGCTTTATCTCGGAGCAACCAACATGCTCTTCAAACGGATAGTAGCCAACAACATCCGTATCTTGACCACCAATTTCCGGCGCAATTTCAGTGATGAAAAAGGAGTGGCCCTTTTCAGGGAAGTGGAACAGGAAGATGAAATCGGCGAGATGATCGGCGGTATCGAGAAACTCAGTGACTACATGTTCGACACCCGCCAGAAACTACAGGAGTATGCATCCAACCTTGAAAAGATGGTTGAGGAACGTACCGGAGAACTGGAACTGGAAGCAATTGCCCGCCAATCAGATGTGGAACTTTTCGTACAGCTTCTGGCCGGGTCCAGCCGCAGTCAGTCCCGAGCAGAGCTGTGGAGAGCAACCCTGCCCCTGATTCATAAAAGATTTAATCTTGAACGGACCGCTTATGTCTGCACTTTTTCCAGTAAAAATTTCTATTCCCTGCCGGATAATCCCGAACGTCCTCCCCTTCCCGATAATTGGGTGGAACTGCTGACCGAATCCGTTCCCCTTATCCTTGATGACCGGGCATATATTCCAGTTGAGTCTTCTTCGGGAAGTGCCGAGGGACTGCTCTGCCTGTTTCGCAGGGAGAATTCATCATTCCGGGAAAAAGACCTTGCCGTATTACGGGCCATAGGACGCCAGCTCGGAATTGCAGCAGACAGCATTTCCGCACTGAACAGCATTGTGCGCCACAATGCCAACCTGCAATCAATATTTGAAGGTATCAGTGACCCCCTGCTGCTGGCTGACGGAACGGGAACCCCCATTGTTGCCAATGAATCTGCCCGCAAACTGGGAGAGGAACTTTCCGACGGAACCATTACCGACGGCGGCGTGGTCAGCCTGCTCTGCCACGGCCCCGGAGATTCCGGAAACTGTGGAATTTCTAAATCCCTGTTTATGAACAAACCCTTGTCCAGAGAAGTCTCCCTGCCGGAGGGACGTTCTTTTGCCATCAATATCTATCCCATTCAGGATGCGGAAAATCCCATTGAACGCAGGGTGGTCATCTACGTTCATGAAACAACCAGTCAGAAACAGATGCTGGCCCATATGACTCAGGCCGAAAAGATGGCAACAGTAGGGAAACTTTCAGCCGGGCTGGCCCATGAAATCAACAATCCGCTGGGGGTTATTCTCTGCTATGCTGAACTTTTGAAAAAAGATGCTGCCGGACAGAACGCCGAGGACATTGAAGTAATACTAAAACACACCAGACAAGCCCAGACCGTACTAAAGGATCTGCTGAACTTCGCACGGCCAAAGGTTTCTTCAACAGTCGGCAGCGATTTGACAAAAATCGTCCGCGAAGTTGCCGATGTTTTCCGCATTCAAGCGGACAAACAGGGGGCGAAAATAAGCCTTGAACTTGATGAATCCATTCCTAAACTGAATGTGGAACCGCAGGCCCTTGAACACATTGTTGCCAACCTGCTCTTGAACGGGCTTGATGCTGTACCGGAAAACGAAGGCAGATTAAAAATTACCCTTGGCATTGAACAACCGGGGCAGGCCGTGCTTAAAGTAACGGACAACGGTCCCGGCATAGCACAGGAAGACCTGCAATATGTATTTGACCCCTTTTACACCACCAAAGAGGTGAATAAAGGTTCCGGTCTGGGGCTGGCTGTAGTATTTGGGTTCATGAGTGATCTCGGCGGTTCCATTGAAGTGGAGAACGGCAGCAAGGACAAAGGAGAACTGTCCGGGGCTGTATTCACCCTGAAATTTCCCCTGACTGAAAAGGATGGATAA